From the genome of Segatella hominis, one region includes:
- a CDS encoding MFS transporter codes for MNAIKTSKMSNFRWVICALLFLATTVNYMDRQVLSLTWKDFIAPEFHWTDDDYGTITGLFSIFYAIANLFAGKFVDWMGTKKGYLIAIFVWSTGAVMHAGCGWVAMQVEGYDSIEALRLVQAGSDAAVAIATISVWLFLSCRLILAVGEAGNFPAAIKVTAEYFPKKDRAFSTAIFNSGASVGALAAPATIPLLARAMGWEWAFIIIGVLGYVWMGLWVWLYDKPAKSKYVNNSELTYINQDEEAEQVEAEKAAGDEEEEKTIGFLKCFTFRQTWSFITGKFLTDGVWWFFLFWAPAYFSDQYGYSSDSSMGIALIFTLYAIVTILSIGGGYLPTYFVDKKGMNPYIGRMRAMLIFACFPLLGLIAQPMGEYSAWWPAIIIGLLGAGHQAWSANLYSTIGDMFPKSTVATITGIGAMAGGVGSFLINKGSGMLFTYAEGQGAAFTFMGFDGKPAGYMIIFCICAVAYLVGWCIMKALVPKYKPIVVD; via the coding sequence ATGAACGCTATTAAAACAAGTAAGATGTCCAACTTCCGTTGGGTCATCTGTGCGTTGCTCTTCTTGGCAACCACTGTGAATTACATGGACCGTCAGGTTCTGTCATTAACATGGAAAGATTTTATCGCTCCAGAGTTCCACTGGACTGATGATGACTACGGTACGATTACCGGTCTCTTCTCCATTTTCTATGCCATTGCAAACCTCTTTGCAGGTAAGTTCGTGGATTGGATGGGTACAAAGAAAGGTTACCTCATTGCCATCTTCGTATGGTCAACTGGTGCTGTGATGCATGCAGGTTGCGGTTGGGTAGCTATGCAGGTAGAAGGCTATGATTCTATTGAAGCTTTGCGCCTGGTTCAGGCAGGTAGTGATGCAGCAGTTGCTATTGCCACTATCAGTGTATGGCTTTTCCTTTCCTGCCGTTTGATTCTTGCCGTTGGTGAGGCTGGTAACTTCCCTGCAGCTATCAAGGTAACAGCAGAGTATTTCCCAAAGAAGGACCGTGCTTTCTCTACAGCCATTTTCAATAGTGGTGCTTCTGTAGGTGCATTGGCAGCTCCAGCTACTATTCCTCTCTTGGCTCGCGCCATGGGTTGGGAGTGGGCTTTCATCATTATCGGTGTGCTCGGTTATGTCTGGATGGGTCTTTGGGTATGGCTTTATGACAAACCTGCCAAGAGCAAGTATGTCAATAACTCTGAGCTTACTTATATCAATCAGGATGAGGAAGCTGAGCAGGTTGAGGCAGAAAAGGCTGCAGGTGATGAGGAAGAAGAGAAGACTATCGGTTTCTTGAAGTGCTTTACCTTCCGTCAGACTTGGTCTTTCATCACAGGTAAGTTCTTGACTGATGGTGTATGGTGGTTCTTCCTTTTCTGGGCTCCAGCTTATTTCTCAGATCAGTATGGTTATTCTTCTGACTCAAGCATGGGTATTGCTTTGATTTTCACCCTTTATGCGATTGTTACCATCTTGAGTATCGGTGGTGGTTATCTGCCAACTTACTTTGTTGATAAGAAGGGTATGAATCCTTATATCGGCCGTATGCGTGCGATGTTGATCTTTGCATGTTTCCCATTGTTGGGTCTGATAGCACAGCCTATGGGTGAGTATAGTGCATGGTGGCCTGCTATCATTATCGGTCTTTTAGGTGCTGGTCATCAGGCATGGTCTGCCAACCTTTATTCAACCATTGGTGATATGTTCCCAAAATCTACCGTTGCAACTATCACTGGTATTGGTGCTATGGCAGGTGGTGTAGGTTCTTTCCTCATCAATAAGGGTTCTGGTATGCTCTTTACCTATGCAGAAGGTCAGGGTGCTGCCTTTACTTTCATGGGCTTTGATGGCAAGCCAGCTGGTTATATGATTATCTTCTGCATCTGTGCAGTGGCTTATCTCGTTGGTTGGTGTATCATGAAGGCATTGGTACCAAAGTACAAGCCAATCGTCGTTGACTAA
- a CDS encoding nitroreductase family protein — MESIKNRTTIRKYSNREVSDELLNRLIEEAERTPTMGNLQLYSVVVTRSEEGKKALAPAHFNQPMVTDASVVLTICADYRRTTIWAENRKGTPGYDNILSFMNAATDALLFTQTFCNLAEEEGLGTCFLGTTIYMPKMIIDTLKLPKLVMPVATITLGWPDEHPAKSDRLPLRSIIHQESYSDYTPEKIDDFYAEKESLEENKEFVRINNVETLAQVFTDIRYTKKDCEAMSIGFMDALKQQGFVK, encoded by the coding sequence ATGGAATCAATTAAAAACAGAACAACCATTCGCAAATATTCCAACCGTGAAGTAAGCGATGAATTACTGAATCGGCTGATAGAAGAAGCAGAGCGTACCCCTACGATGGGAAATCTTCAGCTCTATAGTGTCGTCGTTACGAGAAGTGAAGAAGGTAAAAAAGCACTTGCTCCAGCACATTTCAACCAACCTATGGTGACAGATGCATCTGTTGTACTTACCATCTGCGCTGATTACCGACGTACAACCATCTGGGCAGAGAACCGCAAGGGCACCCCTGGTTATGATAATATCCTATCATTCATGAATGCGGCTACAGATGCTTTGCTTTTCACACAAACATTCTGTAACTTAGCCGAAGAAGAAGGATTAGGCACCTGTTTTTTGGGCACAACTATCTATATGCCTAAGATGATTATCGACACCTTGAAATTACCAAAGCTCGTAATGCCAGTAGCCACCATTACCTTGGGATGGCCTGACGAGCATCCAGCCAAGAGCGATAGACTCCCATTGCGTAGTATCATTCATCAGGAATCATACAGCGATTATACCCCAGAGAAGATAGATGATTTCTATGCAGAAAAGGAATCCTTGGAAGAAAACAAGGAATTTGTAAGAATCAACAACGTAGAAACCCTCGCCCAGGTTTTCACAGACATCCGTTATACGAAAAAAGATTGTGAGGCCATGAGCATTGGTTTTATGGATGCGCTCAAGCAGCAAGGTTTTGTAAAATAA